In a genomic window of Methanogenium sp. S4BF:
- a CDS encoding polysaccharide biosynthesis protein produces the protein MLTDKTILITGGTGSLGKILIRRLLSGEIGNVKKIIVFSRDEAKQHALRVEYMNRNAVTDEVIYNNFRRCLEFCIGDIRDFHSVCDALRGVDVVFNTAALKQVPSCEYFPFEAVKTNITGPENIIRAIREHNLPIETVVGISTDKACKPVNVMGMTKAIQERIFIHGNLDCPDTRFICVRYGNVLASRGSVVPLFHEQIRNGGPVTITTSDMTRFLLSLDQAVDTIFEAVRYGRKGETYIPRIPSCKVTDLANVLIGDRPIKTVITGIRPGEKIHESLVSEEEAHRTIERGNYYVICSILPEINDDMESTKSIINEYSSADSLMTKEETRELLKKYGLLLEDQNSSEGELLR, from the coding sequence ATGCTGACAGATAAAACAATACTAATAACTGGCGGTACAGGATCCCTCGGAAAGATATTGATCCGAAGATTACTCTCAGGAGAAATTGGAAATGTCAAAAAAATCATTGTATTTTCAAGAGATGAGGCAAAACAGCATGCATTGCGGGTAGAATATATGAATCGCAACGCTGTCACTGATGAGGTGATCTACAACAACTTCAGGCGGTGTCTGGAGTTTTGTATTGGGGATATCCGTGATTTTCACAGTGTATGCGATGCATTGCGTGGGGTGGATGTAGTATTTAACACCGCAGCACTGAAACAGGTGCCTTCATGCGAATATTTTCCTTTTGAAGCGGTAAAAACCAATATTACGGGTCCAGAAAATATTATCCGTGCAATCAGGGAACATAATCTGCCTATTGAAACCGTAGTGGGCATCTCCACAGACAAAGCATGCAAACCTGTGAATGTCATGGGAATGACAAAAGCGATTCAGGAGCGTATTTTTATACATGGCAATCTTGACTGTCCGGATACTCGTTTTATCTGCGTCCGATATGGCAATGTCCTCGCATCACGAGGATCAGTCGTCCCCTTGTTTCATGAACAGATTCGCAATGGCGGACCTGTGACCATCACAACAAGTGACATGACAAGGTTTCTCCTGAGTCTCGATCAGGCTGTTGATACAATCTTCGAGGCTGTACGCTATGGAAGAAAAGGTGAAACCTATATCCCACGGATTCCATCCTGCAAAGTCACGGATCTCGCTAATGTCCTTATAGGAGATCGTCCAATCAAAACGGTCATAACAGGCATACGGCCTGGAGAGAAAATTCATGAGTCCCTTGTCTCAGAAGAAGAAGCACACAGAACCATAGAGAGAGGAAATTATTACGTAATTTGTTCTATCCTTCCTGAAATCAATGATGATATGGAATCGACAAAATCTATCATAAATGAGTATAGCTCTGCCGACAGTCTCATGACAAAGGAAGAAACCAGAGAACTATTGAAAAAATATGGCCTGTTGCTCGAAGATCAGAACTCTTCAGAAGGGGAATTGCTTCGATGA
- a CDS encoding SDR family oxidoreductase, whose protein sequence is MKILILGATGMLGHKLMQIFSKKYDVQGTVRKSGSAYLNHSILGQMSLLGDIRADDLQKIRDSIDVFKPNVVINCIGVVKQLQAAQDPISSININSLFPHQLAKICHESNVRLIHMSTDCVFSGKMGNYTENDPSDAEDLYGKTKYLGEVDYPGCLTLRTSIIGRELETSHGLLEWFLNQQGKTVSGYTKAIFSGFTTTALAKIIETIILDHPEMHGVWHVASDPISKYDLLTLINEIFGLKITLLPNDTVICDRSLNGNRFRQYTNIGIPSWPKMIEQIHEDPTPYHQ, encoded by the coding sequence ATGAAGATTCTGATTTTAGGTGCGACAGGTATGTTGGGCCATAAACTGATGCAGATATTTTCGAAAAAATATGATGTTCAGGGGACTGTCAGGAAATCTGGATCTGCTTATCTGAACCACTCCATTCTAGGTCAAATGTCCTTACTGGGAGATATTAGGGCAGATGATCTACAGAAAATTAGAGACTCAATTGATGTTTTCAAACCCAACGTCGTGATTAACTGCATCGGCGTTGTTAAGCAACTGCAGGCAGCTCAGGATCCAATCTCAAGTATTAATATAAATTCTCTCTTCCCTCATCAACTCGCAAAAATCTGCCATGAATCGAATGTTCGTCTTATCCATATGAGTACCGACTGTGTATTTTCCGGGAAGATGGGAAATTATACTGAAAATGATCCATCTGATGCGGAGGATCTTTATGGAAAAACAAAATATCTTGGTGAGGTTGACTATCCCGGGTGTCTCACTCTGCGAACTTCGATCATCGGACGTGAACTTGAAACGTCCCATGGTTTGCTTGAGTGGTTCCTGAATCAGCAGGGAAAAACAGTATCTGGTTATACTAAAGCAATATTTAGTGGTTTTACAACAACAGCTCTGGCAAAAATTATTGAGACGATTATATTGGATCATCCGGAAATGCATGGCGTCTGGCATGTTGCATCAGACCCGATTAGCAAATATGATCTTCTGACGCTGATTAATGAGATATTCGGTCTTAAAATCACCTTATTACCGAATGATACAGTTATCTGTGATCGGAGTCTGAATGGCAACAGATTCAGGCAATATACAAATATTGGCATTCCATCGTGGCCTAAAATGATTGAACAGATTCATGAAGATCCAACTCCATATCATCAATGA